A window of Streptomyces sp. SAI-127 contains these coding sequences:
- the pheA gene encoding prephenate dehydratase yields the protein MPASYAYLGPEGTFTEVALRTLPEAATRELIPYVSVQSALDAVRVGEAEAAFVPIENSVEGGITTTLDELVAGAPLMIYREVLLSITFALLVRPGTELTDIKTVSAHPAAQPQVRNWLKTHLPDAHWESAASNADAARLVQEGQYDAAFAGEFAAARYGLQALETGIHDAENAQTRFVLVGRPARPAAPTGADKTSVVLWQRDDHPGGLRDLLGEFATRGINLMLLQSRPTGAGIGNYCFCIDAEGHITDRRVAEALMGLKRICREVRFLGSYPRAGKELADLRAPLAGTSDEEFMAASDWVARCQDGRF from the coding sequence ATGCCAGCGAGCTATGCCTATCTCGGCCCTGAGGGCACCTTCACCGAAGTCGCGCTGCGGACGCTGCCCGAGGCGGCGACCCGGGAGCTGATCCCCTACGTGTCGGTGCAGTCCGCGCTGGACGCGGTGCGCGTGGGTGAGGCCGAGGCCGCGTTCGTGCCGATCGAGAACTCCGTCGAGGGCGGCATCACCACCACCCTCGACGAACTGGTCGCGGGCGCGCCGCTGATGATCTACCGCGAGGTGCTGCTGTCGATCACCTTCGCGCTGCTGGTCAGGCCGGGCACGGAGCTCACCGACATCAAGACGGTCTCGGCGCACCCGGCCGCCCAGCCGCAGGTGCGCAACTGGCTGAAGACGCACCTTCCGGACGCCCACTGGGAGTCGGCCGCCTCGAACGCGGACGCGGCCCGGCTGGTCCAGGAGGGTCAGTACGACGCGGCCTTCGCCGGCGAGTTCGCGGCCGCCCGGTACGGCCTCCAGGCGCTGGAGACCGGGATCCACGACGCCGAGAACGCACAGACGCGGTTCGTGCTGGTCGGCCGCCCGGCCCGGCCCGCCGCACCGACCGGAGCCGACAAGACCTCCGTCGTGCTGTGGCAGCGGGACGACCACCCGGGCGGGCTGCGTGACCTGCTGGGCGAATTCGCCACCCGCGGTATCAACCTGATGCTGCTGCAGTCCCGGCCCACGGGCGCGGGGATCGGCAACTACTGCTTCTGCATCGACGCCGAGGGCCACATCACCGACCGCCGGGTGGCGGAGGCGCTGATGGGGCTGAAGCGGATCTGCCGCGAGGTGCGTTTCCTCGGCTCGTACCCGCGTGCGGGCAAGGAACTGGCGGACCTGCGGGCGCCGCTGGCCGGCACCTCGGACGAGGAGTTCATGGCGGCCTCGGACTGGGTGGCCCGGTGCCAGGACGGGCGCTTCTGA
- the efeB gene encoding iron uptake transporter deferrochelatase/peroxidase subunit translates to MAEQSIPVAGTQEGGSVEGATPVEGRLPAGSGISRRALLGTAGATGLVLGAAGGAVGYTSAPAAATPLTSVGSDEVMFHGKHQPGITEGLQARGHLVAFDLAAGAGRKEAAALLRRWSQTAQRLMAGEPSGSDDTDVARDAGPSSLTLTFGFGHSFFARTGLEKQRPVALDPLPDFSSDQLDKARSNGDLWVQIGADDALVAFHALRAIQKDTGSAAKVRWQMNGFNRTPGATAHPMTARNLMGQLDGTRNPKPGEPDFDQRIFVPESGTPAWMANGSYAVVRRIRMLLDDWEKLSLGSQEAVIGRRKANGAALSGGTETTAMDLEKTDAKGDLAVPINAHARITRPDQNGGAAILRRPFSYHDGIDADGGPDAGLLFVCWQADPLRGFVPLQRKLDRGDALSQYIRHESSGLFAVPGGAAEGEYVGQRLLEG, encoded by the coding sequence ATGGCTGAACAGTCCATTCCCGTCGCCGGCACCCAAGAGGGCGGCTCCGTCGAGGGTGCCACCCCCGTCGAGGGGCGCCTCCCGGCCGGAAGCGGCATCTCGCGGCGCGCCCTGCTCGGCACCGCCGGCGCCACCGGACTCGTCCTGGGCGCGGCCGGAGGCGCCGTGGGGTACACCTCCGCGCCCGCCGCGGCGACTCCGCTGACCTCGGTGGGCAGCGACGAGGTGATGTTTCACGGGAAACATCAGCCCGGCATCACCGAAGGTCTCCAGGCCCGCGGCCATCTCGTCGCCTTCGACCTGGCGGCGGGCGCGGGCCGCAAGGAGGCCGCCGCGCTGCTGCGCCGCTGGTCACAGACGGCTCAACGGCTGATGGCGGGGGAGCCTTCCGGGTCCGACGACACGGATGTCGCCCGGGACGCCGGGCCCTCCTCACTGACTCTGACCTTCGGCTTCGGGCACAGCTTCTTCGCCCGGACCGGGCTGGAGAAGCAGCGGCCGGTCGCCCTCGACCCCCTGCCCGACTTCTCCTCCGACCAGCTCGACAAGGCCCGCAGCAACGGCGATCTGTGGGTGCAGATCGGCGCCGACGACGCCCTGGTCGCCTTCCACGCCCTGCGCGCGATCCAGAAGGACACGGGCAGCGCGGCGAAGGTCCGCTGGCAGATGAACGGCTTCAACCGCACTCCGGGGGCCACAGCCCACCCCATGACGGCCCGCAACCTCATGGGCCAGCTGGACGGCACGCGCAACCCGAAGCCGGGCGAGCCCGACTTCGACCAGCGCATCTTCGTCCCGGAATCCGGCACGCCCGCGTGGATGGCGAACGGCTCCTACGCCGTCGTACGACGGATCCGGATGCTGTTGGACGACTGGGAGAAGCTGTCCCTGGGGTCCCAGGAGGCCGTCATCGGGCGCCGGAAGGCGAACGGCGCGGCGCTGTCCGGGGGCACCGAGACGACGGCGATGGACCTGGAGAAGACGGACGCGAAGGGGGATCTAGCGGTGCCGATCAACGCACACGCCCGGATCACCCGGCCCGACCAGAACGGGGGCGCGGCCATCCTGCGCCGCCCGTTCTCGTACCACGACGGCATCGACGCGGACGGGGGGCCGGACGCCGGGCTCCTGTTCGTCTGCTGGCAGGCCGACCCCTTGCGCGGCTTCGTCCCGCTCCAGCGCAAGCTCGACCGCGGCGACGCGCTCTCCCAGTACATCCGGCACGAGTCGAGCGGTCTGTTCGCGGTGCCGGGCGGGGCGGCGGAGGGGGAGTACGTGGGGCAGCGGCTGCTGGAGGGGTGA